Within Amedibacterium intestinale, the genomic segment ACAACAAAAACTTTTTCCATTATTTATTCTCCTGATGCATGGTATATAACAAGCATTTTTTAGTATAACACAAATAAAATAAAGAATTACAGAAAATATTATTGACCAAATGGTCAATAAAGCATACAATGAAATAGACCAGTTGGTCAATAATTTAGAAGGTGGCTTATTTGGAAAGAAAAGAACAAACAAAGCGAATGAAAGAAAAGATTATTGAAAGTGCGATTTATGAGTTTAATGAACATGGATATGAAGAAGCATCGCTAAATCATGTTTGTAAGATAGGGAATATCTCGAAAGGGATTATTTATCATTATTTCAAAGATAAAGATGAATTATATCTATCTTGTGTAAAGGTATGTTACGATACGCTTCTGCAATACTATACAGATTATGTAAATACGCTGAAAAACGATATGGATATCAAAGGATTGATGGAAGTTCGAATGCAGTTTTTTAAAGAACATCCCAAGTTAAGAGGATTGTTTTTTCATTCAATTCTTCATACTCCCAATCATTTGCTTGAAAAAGTAAATGAAGTAAAAAAAGATTTGAATGCATTTAATGCGAAGGTATATTGGGAATACTTAAAACATCTGGAATTAAGAGTTTCCAAGGAGGATGCGCTTATGTATCTGGATGTTTGTCAGAGTGCATATAATGAGTATTTCAGAAAACATTCATCAAACTGTGATGATTTAGAAAACATTATAGAACAGCATGAAAGCATGATTCCGCAATGGATTGATTTCATGCTTTATGGAATAGCAAAGGAGAGATAGTGTATGATAGTGTCTTTATTACGGCTGTTGATTGCTATTGTTGTGGCGGTATTTGTTGGAAAACTTGTTTCTAAAGTAAAGCTTCCTTCTATTTTAGGATGGCTGATTGCAGGTATGCTTTTAGGTCCACATGCATTCGCATTGGTGAATCAGGATATTTTAGATGCGGCATGGTATGAGAACAGTGTCCATATTTTGGAATGTGGTGTAGGTTTGATGATTGGTACAGAACTTGTATGGAATAAGATAAAAAAATCAGGAAAATCAATTATCATTACAACTTTAACACAGTCTCTTGGTACTTTCTTGTTTGTATCTTTCGTGTTTGGTGTTGTCTTTTATATGTCTGATATTCCTTTCTATCTTGCTTTTGTCTTTGGTGGAATTGCTTTGGCTACAGCACCTGCCCCAGCTTTATCCATTGTGCGTGAATTTAAAACGGAAGGACCAGTAACAAATACGCTGATACCAATGGCTGCCCTGGACGATATTGTTGGCTGCATTGTATTCTTTACAACGATTGCCATTGTTGCGGGAAATTTATCTGCAGGAGATCTTCCAGCTTACATGATTGCGCTGGTTGTTATTTTACCTTTGGTGATTGGTGTTGTAGTTGGTTTGCTGGCAGGAATCGTATTAAAGAAAGAGAAAGATACAAAGGCAACCTTGATAACTTTGCTTATTATGATTCTTGTGGCATCTGCGGTTGGCTTTATCTTTAATAATTATGTTCTTCCAAAGCCAATTCTGAATTTCATGCTGATTGGTATGGCATTCTCTGCAACATTTGCAAATATGGTTTCCGAGAAACGCTTGGAACAAATTATGCATGGTTTTAATCCTGTTTTGGGTGTGGCAATGATTGTTGTCATCTTAAATCTTGGAGCGCCGTTAGACTATCATTTGATTGCAGGAGCAGGATTGTTTACCGCAATTTATATTATCGCAAGAGCTTGTGGGAAATATTTTGGTGCCTATTTTGGCTCTTCTATTACCAAGGCACCAGTAACCGTAAAAAAATATTTGGGATTTACATTGTTGCCGCATTCCGGAGTTTCTTTAGTGTTTACAGGAATTGCAGTTTCTGTTTTGGCAGCACCTGCCCCAGAATGTGCACAAATCGTACAGGGAACGATTGCGGCAGCAGCTGTCATTAATGAAATTATTGCGGTCATCATGGCGAAAAAAGGATTTGAATGGTCTGGGGAAATGCAGGGAGGAGAAATTGTTTCTGTTTCCGATACTGCCTATCCTGTGATTACAATTTCTCGACAACATGGCAGTGGAGGAAGACAAGTTGCCAGAAAACTTGCACAATCTTTAAATATTGAGTTTTATGATCATGAAATTATTGAAATGGCAGCATCATCAAGTGATATCGATAAAGAATTATTTGATCATGGAGACAATGAGGGATATGGCAGCTTGCAGTATGATTTAAGCAGTGGTGTTCAAAACTTCTCTTTAAATGATAAAATCTTTCTGCATCAGGCAAATGTGATACGAAATCTTGTGAAGAAAGGACCTTGTGTAATTGTTGGACGATGTGCTGACTTTGTGTTAAAGGGAAGAAAAAATGTAATCAAGGTCTTTATTTACGCCGATCTTGATGAGCGAAAACAGCGTATAGAACATGTGTATAAAGAAGCAAAAGGAAAAGCGTTGGATAAAATTGAGAAAACAGATAAACAGCGAGCTTCCTACTATGAACATTATACAGGTAAGAAATTTGGGGAAATGACAAATTATGATATGTGCTTAAATAGTTCTTTAATTGGTATAGATGGATGTGTAGATATCATCAAAACCTTATATATGGAAAAAACAAAATCATAGAAAATACTATAAAAAAAGTGCCATTTGGCACTTTTTAAATGTTTCTTAAGCTTTCTTTTCACTGAATTTTTTCAATAGCTGCAACCCATAAATAATAACTCCGCCAATGACAAACCATAGAATACTGAAAGTTTCAAAACTTAATGGATCTTTTGGCGTTTCTAATGTCATTGGTCCCATGATAATTGCATAGAAAGAACCAATCATCATACCGATAATCAAAAAAATCATAATAGGACGATGTTTATCCAATGCCCATTTGATGATGCGAACAACACTGGCAGCACCGGTTAAAATACCCAAAGCAAATACGATTAATATTGGTAAGTAAGCAAAATCAAAAGTAATTACACTTTTTACAGCACTGATAATAGGAACATATAATCCAAAAATCAAGAGTAAGGTAGAACCGCTGATACCTGGAAGTACCATGGCACTGATCGCAAACATTGCCGCAATAAATACATAGATAATCAAACCGATATTTAATACGGAAAGATTAATGGAAGTCCCTTGTCCACTCATAGGATTGAAATACGTAATTAGCGCAACAATCGCAACACCTGCAATACCTGCCGCAATTGTGGAAGGTTTAAAAATCATGCTTTTTTTCTCTTCCTTGATGACAAGAGGAATCGCAAATAGGATAAATCCCATAAACAAAGAGCTGATTTCATAAATTTTTGTATCAAAGATACTAGCCAGTACACTAACAGCACTCACAAATCCGATAACCCATCCAATACCAAGTTTCATCAGAAATATCAATGCTTCTTTCTTTTTCTGCATGTTTCCAGATATTAAATCATCGATGGAAGAAATAAATTTATCATAAAAACCAAGAAGAAATGCAACGGTTCCTCCAGATACACCGGGAACACTGTCCGCAAGTGCCATACAGAAACCACGAATAAGGTTCATGATCATATTCTTATACCGCCTTTCATAATAATCTTATTATACATAAAAAAAAGAATATGCCAATGCCTGATATGTTAAAAAACTGTAAATTTATGAAGAAAATTACATAGTATAAGAAGAAGGGGAGAGAAAATGGCAATAAAAATTTTTGTAGACCAGGGACATAATCCTGGAAATATCAATGCTGGGGCAAGTGCAAATGGATTAGTAGAAAGTGAAGTGACCTATTGGGCAGGTATTTATTTGGCAGGTTTTTTGCGCGTAGATCCGCGTTTTGAAGTTATGGTATCACGTCCCTATCCAGATACTGTATTAGGAAATGATACTCCAGGCAGTTTACGTGAAAGAGTAGAAATGGCGAATGAGTGGCCTGCGGACTATTTTATTAGCATACATGCAAATGCGAATGAAAATCCGCAAATCAATGGGAGTGAAGTCTATGTTTATGAAAGAGATAGTATTGCATATGATTTAGCACAAAAAGTTTTACGATCTATGGTAGAAGTGGCAGGGACAAAGGATAATCTTGTACGTGTTAATCCTTCTTTGTATGTGCTTAGAAGAACGCAAATGCCAGCGATTTTGGTGGAATTGGCATATCTTACCAATGTTGAAGATGCAGATAAATTAAAGTGCTGTCTGTATGGCTTTTCCTATGGAATTTATCTTGGAATATTAGATTATTTTGGTTTTCTATAGATGAAAAGTGCTATAATAAAACTAGATAAAACAGGAGGTATTCATCATGAAAGCGAAAGGAGAAAAAATATCCACCAATGCGAAACTTATTAAAAAGAATCAACAGACATTTGAGGATTTAGCTTCTGGAAAAGGTATTCCAATTCCTAAAGAATTATATGAACTTGTGTTTGAAACAAAGGATGGAACGATTTCTTTTACTGTAAGTGAATATGAATATCATGTAGTAAATGAAAAAGATGAAGCACAACTTACCTATATTCCTCATAAACATTATAATGAATTGATAAGCTTTGGTGATAAAATTAAAGAATTTACTATGTAAAACAGTTATGTCTATTTTCATGCACAAAAAAAGAGTCTTTATTTAAAGACTCTGATTTATTAAATGGCGCCTAAAACAGGACTCGAACCTGTGACCTGCCGGTTAACAGCCGGATGCTCTACCTACTGAGCTATTTAGGCAATGGTGACGCGTACGGGATTCGAACCCGTGAATGCATGCGTGAAAGGCATGTGAGTTAACCGTTTCTCCAACGCGCCACTTATTTATTTCACCAGCTTTTCGCTTGGTGCCTGTATATAATACCATCGACTTATCATACTGTCAACATATTTTTTAAAAAAATATAAAAAATTATTTTTTTTATTTTACGAATTCGTTATAATAGGAATACCTTATAAATGACAGGAGGCAAGTTATGAAAAAAATCTTATTTTTAACAACTGGAGGTACGATTGCCTCTAGTGAAAGTGAAGAGGGTTTGGTTCCTTCTTTGACAAGTTCAGAGTTATTAGGGTATTTGGGTACTCATCAGCAAGAGGCATTGGTTGAATGTGAAGATTTATTGCATTTA encodes:
- a CDS encoding TetR/AcrR family transcriptional regulator, with the translated sequence MERKEQTKRMKEKIIESAIYEFNEHGYEEASLNHVCKIGNISKGIIYHYFKDKDELYLSCVKVCYDTLLQYYTDYVNTLKNDMDIKGLMEVRMQFFKEHPKLRGLFFHSILHTPNHLLEKVNEVKKDLNAFNAKVYWEYLKHLELRVSKEDALMYLDVCQSAYNEYFRKHSSNCDDLENIIEQHESMIPQWIDFMLYGIAKER
- a CDS encoding cytidylate kinase family protein, yielding MIVSLLRLLIAIVVAVFVGKLVSKVKLPSILGWLIAGMLLGPHAFALVNQDILDAAWYENSVHILECGVGLMIGTELVWNKIKKSGKSIIITTLTQSLGTFLFVSFVFGVVFYMSDIPFYLAFVFGGIALATAPAPALSIVREFKTEGPVTNTLIPMAALDDIVGCIVFFTTIAIVAGNLSAGDLPAYMIALVVILPLVIGVVVGLLAGIVLKKEKDTKATLITLLIMILVASAVGFIFNNYVLPKPILNFMLIGMAFSATFANMVSEKRLEQIMHGFNPVLGVAMIVVILNLGAPLDYHLIAGAGLFTAIYIIARACGKYFGAYFGSSITKAPVTVKKYLGFTLLPHSGVSLVFTGIAVSVLAAPAPECAQIVQGTIAAAAVINEIIAVIMAKKGFEWSGEMQGGEIVSVSDTAYPVITISRQHGSGGRQVARKLAQSLNIEFYDHEIIEMAASSSDIDKELFDHGDNEGYGSLQYDLSSGVQNFSLNDKIFLHQANVIRNLVKKGPCVIVGRCADFVLKGRKNVIKVFIYADLDERKQRIEHVYKEAKGKALDKIEKTDKQRASYYEHYTGKKFGEMTNYDMCLNSSLIGIDGCVDIIKTLYMEKTKS
- a CDS encoding DUF368 domain-containing protein, whose protein sequence is MIMNLIRGFCMALADSVPGVSGGTVAFLLGFYDKFISSIDDLISGNMQKKKEALIFLMKLGIGWVIGFVSAVSVLASIFDTKIYEISSLFMGFILFAIPLVIKEEKKSMIFKPSTIAAGIAGVAIVALITYFNPMSGQGTSINLSVLNIGLIIYVFIAAMFAISAMVLPGISGSTLLLIFGLYVPIISAVKSVITFDFAYLPILIVFALGILTGAASVVRIIKWALDKHRPIMIFLIIGMMIGSFYAIIMGPMTLETPKDPLSFETFSILWFVIGGVIIYGLQLLKKFSEKKA
- a CDS encoding N-acetylmuramoyl-L-alanine amidase family protein, translating into MAIKIFVDQGHNPGNINAGASANGLVESEVTYWAGIYLAGFLRVDPRFEVMVSRPYPDTVLGNDTPGSLRERVEMANEWPADYFISIHANANENPQINGSEVYVYERDSIAYDLAQKVLRSMVEVAGTKDNLVRVNPSLYVLRRTQMPAILVELAYLTNVEDADKLKCCLYGFSYGIYLGILDYFGFL
- a CDS encoding DUF2500 family protein; amino-acid sequence: MKAKGEKISTNAKLIKKNQQTFEDLASGKGIPIPKELYELVFETKDGTISFTVSEYEYHVVNEKDEAQLTYIPHKHYNELISFGDKIKEFTM